CCGAAGCACTTTTCGTACAGGAAGGCCACGCTGCCGATCATGGAGTAGGGGTTGGCCTTGTTCTGTCCGGCGATGTCGGGGGCGGAACCGTGGGCGGGCTCCACGTATCCCTTCTCGGACCCGATGCAGGCCGACGGCATCAGCCCCAGCGATCCCAGCACCCCGCCCGCCTGGTCGGTCAGGATGTCCCCCTGCATGTTCTCGAGCAGGACCACGCCGTTGAACTGGGTCGGGTTGCGCACCAGCTGGAACGCCGCGTTGTCGACCAGCATGGAGCGGTACTCCACGTCGGGGTAGGAGCGGGCCACGTCCTCGACCACCTCCACCCAGAAGCGGGAGGTGGCGAGCACGTTGGCCTTGTGGATATCGGTCATGGGGGAGCGCCGCTTGCGCGCCTCCTCGAAGGCGACGACGGCCACGCGCCGCACCTGTTCGTGGGTGTAGCGGCAGTCGTCGGCCGCGTACTTCATCCCGGTCGCGCTCCCTTCGGTCTTGGCGCCGAAGTAGATCCCCCCCACCAGTTCACGGATCATCAGGATATCGAGCCCCTCCCCGATCAGGCTCTCCTTCAGGGGCGAAAAGGAGGCCAGCGCCTTGGGGAGCCGGACCGGGCGGTAGTTGGCGAAGGTGTCGTAGCGCTCGCGCAGGGGGAGGATGGCCGCGATCTCGGGCCGCATCTCCTGCGGGATCCTGCTCATCTTGTCGACCGCCAGCCCCACGGGCCCCTTGATGATGGCGTCCGCCTCGTCGCAGGCCCGGACCGTCTTTTCCGGGAAGGGGGACCCGTCGGTAAAATAGGCTTCCGCCCCGAACGGGGCGTACCGCAGCTCGAACTCGTGCCCGTACTTCCTCTCCACCGCCCTGAGCACCTTGATCGATTCGGCCACGATTTCCGGACCGATCCCGTCCCCTTCCAGCACCGCAATGGTCTTCTTCATCGTCCCGTCCTCCGCCTCCCGGCGCCGCCCCCCGGCGGCAGCCCGAAAAGGGGAATGTTACACCGAAACCGCGTCATTTGAAGGGGAGCGCCCGAAAAAGAGGAGAAAACGGCTCGAGCGTGTTGTCACGGGCCGCCCCGATGGTCCATAATCGACAGCCGCGGCCGCAGGCGCCGCGGCCGGAAACCATCCACGGGGAGAACAATGGGGGCGGGAAAGCGCGACAGCTGGGCCAGCCGGATCGGCATCATCATGGCCGTCGCCGGCTCGGCCATCGGGCTGGGGAACTTCCTGCGCTTCCCGGCCAAGGCGGCGGCCAACGGCGGGGGCGCCTTCATGATCCCCTACCTCGTCGCCCTCCTCCTGCTGGGCCTCCCCCTGATGTGGGTGGAATGGACCCTGGGACGCTACGGGGGCGGGTTCGGGCACGGGACGGCGCCCGGGATCTTTCACAGCCTGTGGCGCAAGAACCGGTTCATCAAATATTTCGGCGTCATCGGCATCTTCGGCCCCCTCGTCATCTTCATCTACTACGCCTACATCGAGTCGTGGACCCTGGCCTACAGCTTCTTTTCCCTGACCGGCCGGCTTTCGGCCGTCACGGACCAGCAGGGGATGCAGAGCTTCCTGCGCGGGTACCAGGGGCTCGAGGCCAACGCTTTTTTCACGAGCATCTGGCCCGCCTACCTCTTTTTCGTCGTCACCTTTTTCATCAATTTCACCGTCACCTGGCACGGGATCAAGGGGGGAGTGGAACGCGTCTGCCGCATCGCGGTCCCGGTGCTGTTCGCCTGCGCGCTGATCCTGATGCTCCGCGTGCTGACCCTCGGCACGCCCGACCCGGCCGAACCCACCTGGAGCATCTCGAGCGGTTTCGGCTTTTTGTGGAACCCCGATTTCAGCACCCTCCGCTCGGGCAAAATCTGGATCGAGGCGGCGGGACAGATCTTTTTCACCCTGAGCGTCGGCATCGGCGCCATCCTCACCTACGCCAGCTACCTCTCCAAGGGAGACGACGTGACGCTGTCGGGCCTGTCCGCCACCAGCATGAACGAGACCGCCGAGGTCATCCTCGGCGCCAGCATCATCATCCCGGCGGCCTTCGTCTTCTTCGGGCCCGCCAATGTCCGGTCCATCGCCGAGTCGGGCGTGTTCAACCTCGGCTTCGTGACCATGCCCCTGATCCTCAACCAGTTGGTGGCCCCCTGGTTTTTCGGCTTCCTCTGGTTTTTCCTCCTCTTCCTCGCCGGGGTCACCTCGTCGGTCTCCCTGGTCCAGCCCGCCATCGCCTTCCTGGAGGACGAATTCCAGATCGGCCGGAAGAAGGCGGTCTGGATCTTCGGATCGTTCGCCTTCGTCCTCTGCCATTTCCCGGTGTTCCTCCTCCGCCACGGGGTCGTGGACGAGCTCGATTTCTGGGGCGGCACCTTCTTCCTGGTCGTGTTCGCCACCATCGAGGTGATCCTGTTCGCCTGGGTGTTCGGCATCCACAACGCCTGGGACGAAATGCACCGCGGGGCCGACCTGAGGGTGCCCGTCATCTACAAGTTCATCATCAAGTACGTGACGCCGCTCTTTCTGCTCGTCATCCTGTCGGTCTGGCTGTGGCAGGAATGGATGCCCGTCATCCTGATGGAAAACGTGAGCGCCGAGAACCGGCCCTACGTGCTCGGCACCCGGATCGTGCTCGCGCTGATGCTGGCGGCACTGGCGCTGGCGGTGAAACTGGCCTGGCGGCGGCGCCGCGCCCGCGGGGAGGATGCCCATGCGGCCTGAAGGGTGGTGCCTGCTGATTCTCTTCTGGGGGCTGATCCTCGCCCTGGCGGTTTTCTGCTTCCGCCGGATCTTCGGCAAGAAGGAGATCCGGTAAGGGGGGAGGGGTTTCCGGCCGGACCCGGGAATACCGTGTCCGGCCGGGAGATCATCAGGCTTCGGGGGCGGCGAGGTCGGCCGGGCCGATGACGTTGACATTCATCGCCGTAAGCGCCTCGTCGATCTCTTTCCGGTAGCTCCCGGCGACCATGACGTGGTGGATCCCGCCGATGCTCTGCACGAAACGGTCGACGTCCTTGATCCCGACCTCCAGGTGGTTCGAGCAGTAGCGCCGCATCTTGCTGTCGGTGCCGGGGAAGGAGGGGCGGTCGGTGTCGCTCTTGCGCGAGCGGGTGCGGCCGGGCCACCACACGAAGCTTTTGAGATCCTTGCTGAAAACACCCATCGTCACCTCGATCCCGGCCGGGAACTCCACCTCCGGGGTCACACCCTTCCCGAAGCCGTGATAGTCGCGCAGGTTGTAGCGCAGCGGCGGGGCTTCCTTTCCCATCAGGCGCACCGGGGCGACGCAGTGGCGCAGCACGGTGCTCGAAGCCTCGTTGTCCACCGAGGAAACGTTGCAGAAATAGGAGGGCTTGCGGCTGACCGTCTCGAGAAACATCGAGGAGAGCGAGGCGTACACGTCCGCCTCGCAGGGGGCCGCGATCCCCTCGTCCCGCAGCCGGGTGAACGCCAGGCAGGGGAGGGGGATGGTGGATTTGGCGTCGAAGCTGAAACTCAGGCAGTCGATCGAAATCGCCGACAGCCCCTCCCGGTCGACGATCGAACGGAGCAGGACGTACATCCGGGCGCTCTCGAGCAGGTCATGCTCGGTGGGTTCCACCACGGCGGCCGCTTCCCGCCTCCAGCGCTCCATTTCCTCCCGGGCGCTTTCGGGCCGCACCTCCTCGAGCCGGCGCCGCAGTTCCTCGATCGGGCGGTATTCGATACGCACCCCCGTGCGGGCGTAGACGTAGTCGGCGTCGAGGTTGGGCGCCGGCACGCTGGTGCTGTCGAACGGGCGGCCGTAGATGAGGGCCTTCTTCCCCTCGAGGATGCGGGGGGAGGTCAGCGTCCGGACCAGCTCCAGGGCCTGGGCCTCGGAGTTGGCCAGCCGGGCGTAGGTCCCCCTCATCCGGAAGGCGGCGGCCAGGTCGGCTTCCAGCATGATCAGGTCGAAGTTGACGGGCAGGATCACCACCGGCACGTCGACCTCCCCCATCGCGGCGGGCAGGTTGCCCGAAATCGTGGTGACCCGGGCCAGGACCATGAACAGGATGTCCGGGTCCTCCCGGCGGAAAGCCTCACCGAGTTCCTCCGGCTTCTGGTAGTTGACCTTGGCCACCGTCACTGCGAGGTCCGCCCCCTTGAGGGACTTGAGCGCGTCGATGATCTTCGCGTACGTCTCCGGGGCGTCGGTCATGAAAAGCAGCCGGCTCTTGCCCCCGCGCGTCCTGGCCTTCGGCGCCGTCGCCGCGGCCCGGCCCGGCAGGACCGTTCCCGGCAGCGCCGTGGCGACACCGGCGATGGCGGTGGTTTTCAGAAAATCGCGCCGGCCGAACCGGGCGCCCTCGTTCTCCTTCATCTCTCTCTCCTTATGACGGTATGTCCCGCGGCGGGCCAAGGGGGCCGCCCGGTCTAAATCCCCGCCAGTTGTACCACGCGCTCCCCGGGATGGTCCAGGGCCAGCATCAGCAGCAGGTAGTCCTTCACGTGCCGGGTTATGAGAAAATTCTCCCTGACGTAGCGCTGTCCGTTCTCCCCCAGCTTCCGGCACAGTTCCGGGTTGGACA
This genomic interval from Acidobacteriota bacterium contains the following:
- the leuB gene encoding 3-isopropylmalate dehydrogenase, producing MKKTIAVLEGDGIGPEIVAESIKVLRAVERKYGHEFELRYAPFGAEAYFTDGSPFPEKTVRACDEADAIIKGPVGLAVDKMSRIPQEMRPEIAAILPLRERYDTFANYRPVRLPKALASFSPLKESLIGEGLDILMIRELVGGIYFGAKTEGSATGMKYAADDCRYTHEQVRRVAVVAFEEARKRRSPMTDIHKANVLATSRFWVEVVEDVARSYPDVEYRSMLVDNAAFQLVRNPTQFNGVVLLENMQGDILTDQAGGVLGSLGLMPSACIGSEKGYVEPAHGSAPDIAGQNKANPYSMIGSVAFLYEKCFGLHAESEAIWNALFDVFEEGYRTVELAPPGYDAARVLTTSQFGDRVAEKV
- a CDS encoding sodium-dependent transporter, with translation MGAGKRDSWASRIGIIMAVAGSAIGLGNFLRFPAKAAANGGGAFMIPYLVALLLLGLPLMWVEWTLGRYGGGFGHGTAPGIFHSLWRKNRFIKYFGVIGIFGPLVIFIYYAYIESWTLAYSFFSLTGRLSAVTDQQGMQSFLRGYQGLEANAFFTSIWPAYLFFVVTFFINFTVTWHGIKGGVERVCRIAVPVLFACALILMLRVLTLGTPDPAEPTWSISSGFGFLWNPDFSTLRSGKIWIEAAGQIFFTLSVGIGAILTYASYLSKGDDVTLSGLSATSMNETAEVILGASIIIPAAFVFFGPANVRSIAESGVFNLGFVTMPLILNQLVAPWFFGFLWFFLLFLAGVTSSVSLVQPAIAFLEDEFQIGRKKAVWIFGSFAFVLCHFPVFLLRHGVVDELDFWGGTFFLVVFATIEVILFAWVFGIHNAWDEMHRGADLRVPVIYKFIIKYVTPLFLLVILSVWLWQEWMPVILMENVSAENRPYVLGTRIVLALMLAALALAVKLAWRRRRARGEDAHAA
- a CDS encoding twin-arginine translocation signal domain-containing protein, which gives rise to MKENEGARFGRRDFLKTTAIAGVATALPGTVLPGRAAATAPKARTRGGKSRLLFMTDAPETYAKIIDALKSLKGADLAVTVAKVNYQKPEELGEAFRREDPDILFMVLARVTTISGNLPAAMGEVDVPVVILPVNFDLIMLEADLAAAFRMRGTYARLANSEAQALELVRTLTSPRILEGKKALIYGRPFDSTSVPAPNLDADYVYARTGVRIEYRPIEELRRRLEEVRPESAREEMERWRREAAAVVEPTEHDLLESARMYVLLRSIVDREGLSAISIDCLSFSFDAKSTIPLPCLAFTRLRDEGIAAPCEADVYASLSSMFLETVSRKPSYFCNVSSVDNEASSTVLRHCVAPVRLMGKEAPPLRYNLRDYHGFGKGVTPEVEFPAGIEVTMGVFSKDLKSFVWWPGRTRSRKSDTDRPSFPGTDSKMRRYCSNHLEVGIKDVDRFVQSIGGIHHVMVAGSYRKEIDEALTAMNVNVIGPADLAAPEA